ACGACAGCAGCGGGCCGATCGCCATCAGCACCAGCAAGGGCACCATCAGCGGCAGGAAGACCCGGTTGAAGAACGGCGCGCCCACCGTGACCTTGCCCAAATCGAGGGCGTCGGCGATCAGCGGATACAGCGTGCCGAGCAGCACCGTGGCCGAGGCCGTGCTCATCAGCAGATTATTGATCAACAGCCCGCCTTCGCGCGAAATCGGCGCGAACAGCCCGCCGCCCTTCAGCGCCGGGGCGCGCACGGCGTAAAGGGTGAAGGATCCGCCGATGGCGACCAGCAGCAGCCCCAGAATGAACAGGCCGCGCGTGGGATCGGTGGCAAAGGCGTGAACCGAGGTGATGACGCCCGAACGCACCAGGAAAGTGCCAAGCAGCGACAGCGAGAAGGTGACGATCGCCAGCAGGATCGTCCAGGATTTCAAGGCGTCGCGCTTCTCGACGACGACGGCCGAATGCAGCAGCGCCGTGCCCGATAGCCAGGGGATGAAGCTGGCGTTCTCGACCGGGTCCCAGAACCACCAGCCGCCCCAGCCCAGTTCGTAATAGGCCCACCAACTGCCCAGGGCGATGCCGAAGGTCAGGAAGACCCAGGCCACCAGCGTCCACGGGCGGACCCAGCGGGCCCAGGCGGCATCGACCTTGCCCTCGATCAGGGCGGCGATGGCGAAGGAGAAGGCCATCGAGAAGCCGACATAGCCGGCATAGAGCATGGGCGGATGGAAGGCGAGGCCGGGATCCTGGAGCAGCGGGTTAAGGCCGCGGCCATTCAAGGGAACCTCGAGGCCGGGCACCCGGGCGAAGGGATTGGAGGTGAACAAGATGAACAGCAAAAAGCCGCAGGTGATCATCGCCTGGACCGACAGGGTGCGGGCCCGCAGGGCGGGGGGCAGATTGCCGCCGACCAGACTGACCGCCAGACTGAAGCCCGACAGGATCAGGATCCACAGCAGCAGCGACCCCTCGTGATTGCCCCAGACGCCCGAGACCTTATAGAGCATCGGCTTGTCGCTATGGCTGTTCTCGAAGACGTTCATCACCGAGAAGTCGCTGACGACATAGCAATAGGTCAGGGCGGCGAAGGCCAGAACGATCAGGCCGAACAGGGCGACCGAGCCGCTGCGCGCCAAGTCCATCCACGCCAGATTGCCGCGCTGCGCCCCAACCATCGGCACCACCGCCTGGACGAGGGCGACGAACAGGGCGAGCACGAGGCAGAAATGTCCAAGCTCGGCGATCATGGGCGATAGCTCCGGGCAAAGGGGCCAAAAGGCGGCGGGCCGGAGAGGGCGGGAGGGTGCCCTTTTCCGGTCGGCGTGGGCGGCGTCAGGGGGCCGGGGCGGCGGCGGCGGTCGGCGGGCCGTGCTGCCATTTGCCCGAGGCCTTCAGCGATTCGGCCACTTCGGGCGGCATGTAGTTTTCATCGTGCTTGGCCAGAACGCTGGCGGCGACGAAGGTGCCCGCCCCATCCATCGCCCCTTCGGCGACCACGCCCTGACCCTCGCGGAACAGGT
The DNA window shown above is from Rhodospirillum rubrum ATCC 11170 and carries:
- a CDS encoding heme lyase CcmF/NrfE family subunit; amino-acid sequence: MIAELGHFCLVLALFVALVQAVVPMVGAQRGNLAWMDLARSGSVALFGLIVLAFAALTYCYVVSDFSVMNVFENSHSDKPMLYKVSGVWGNHEGSLLLWILILSGFSLAVSLVGGNLPPALRARTLSVQAMITCGFLLFILFTSNPFARVPGLEVPLNGRGLNPLLQDPGLAFHPPMLYAGYVGFSMAFSFAIAALIEGKVDAAWARWVRPWTLVAWVFLTFGIALGSWWAYYELGWGGWWFWDPVENASFIPWLSGTALLHSAVVVEKRDALKSWTILLAIVTFSLSLLGTFLVRSGVITSVHAFATDPTRGLFILGLLLVAIGGSFTLYAVRAPALKGGGLFAPISREGGLLINNLLMSTASATVLLGTLYPLIADALDLGKVTVGAPFFNRVFLPLMVPLLVLMAIGPLLSWKRADLRGALGRLKGALIVAALVFAGTFLATGGGLAQVGAAAGMTLAAWVLVGTLVELADRIRFLRIPLADSLRRLVGLPRSTWGMVLAHGGMGLVVIGVVGNTAWKAESIQTLRPGESRELAGHTFTLQGAAPIQGPNYEALRGDILLSREGETLARLAPEKRLYTTPPMPTTEAGIHSNGLSDYYAVIGDPTDNGGFVTRFYYEPAVPFLWYGALFMGLGGLVSLSDRRHRVGAPTARRVSPAKTASPPAPAPAE